The Theropithecus gelada isolate Dixy chromosome X, Tgel_1.0, whole genome shotgun sequence genome includes a window with the following:
- the RBMXL3 gene encoding RNA-binding motif protein, X-linked-like-3, translated as MMEADRPEKLFVGGLNLKTDEKALKAEFVKYGRIINVLLMKDRETNKSRGFAFVTFESPADAKAAARDLNGKYLDGKAIKVAGAIKPAFKSSRWGPLPPGSSSRSRFPHGTRGCGSSPQRPHSWGGPDDGHGYAGYFDQWPYRAPMPRKRGPPPQRWASPLRKRAAPSSLARSVGSGMRGKAPAVWGRDGYSSVQLQRWAGPPRKRAAPPSSLARIGGGGMPGKAPAMWGREGYSGPLLREPLPRCRDPGDFIAALREYSRRYYSHSSVRDYCPLRGYGKQNSYRGRDHDYVDHPSRGSYREPLESYRGPCRATPGPGTPPSYGGGYRYEGYRGRSPDAFSPDAYGGGRNSSSNSYGQSDSYSRGRDRVGTPDLGLPLPMERSSPPLHDSYSRSSCRVPRGGGCQGGHLERGEGWSRY; from the exons ATGATGGAAGCGGATCGCCCAGAGAAGCTTTTCGTTGGGGGCCTCAACCTCAAAACCGACGAGAAAGCCCTCAAGGCTGAGTTTGTCAAGTATGGCCGCATCATCAACGTTCTCCTGATGAAAGACCGAGAAACCAACAAATCGAGGGGCTTTGCGTTCGTCACCTTCGAAAGCCCTGCAGATGCCAAGGCCGCCGCCAGAGATCTGAATGGCAAGTACCTTGATGGTAAGGCCATCAAGGTGGCCGGGGCCATCAAACCAGCATTCAAGAGCAGCCGGTGGGGGCCGCTGCCCCCCGGCAGCAGCAGTCGCTCGAGGTTCCCACACGGAACCCGTGGGTGTGGCAGCAGCCCACAGCGACCTCACTCCTGGGGCGGGCCTGATGATGGCCACGGCTACGCGGGGTATTTTGACCAGTGGCCCTACAGGGCCCCGATGCCCAGGAAGCGTGGGCCACCGCCACAGCGCTGGGCCAGCCCACTCCGCAAGAGGGCCGCGCCGTCGAGCCTGGCTCGCAGCGTTGGCAGTGGAATGCGCGGGAAGGCCCCGGCTGTGTGGGGGCGAGACGGCTACTCAAGCGTGCAGCTGCAGCGCTGGGCGGGCCCACCCCGCAAGAGGGCTGCGCCCCCGTCGAGCCTGGCTCGCATTGGTGGCGGTGGAATGCCTGGGAAGGCGCCGGCCATGTGGGGGCGAGAGGGCTACTCAGGCCCACTGCTCCGGGAGCCACTGCCCCGGTGCCGCGACCCCGGGGATTTTATCGCCGCGCTCAGAGAGTACAGCCGCCGCTATTATAGCCACTCCAGTGTCCGGGACTACTGTCCCTTGAGAGGCTATGGCAAGCAAAACAGCTACAGGGGTCGCGACCATGACTACGTGGATCATCCCAGCAGAGGCTCCTACCGAGAGCCCCTCGAGAGCTACAGAGGCCCGTGCCGCGCCACCCCTGGGCCGGGGACACCGCCATCTTACGGAGGAGGATACCGCTATGAGGGGTACCGGGGCCGCTCACCCGACGCCTT CTCACCCGACGCCTACGGTGGGGGCCGCAACAGTTCCAGCAACAGTTATGGCCAGAGCGATAGCTACTCGAGAGGTCGAGATCGGGTAGGCACACCGGATCTTGGGCTCCCTCTGCCCATGGAAAGGAGCAGCCCTCCCCTGCATGATTCTTACAGCCGGTCGAGCTGCAGGGTGCCCAGGGGTGGAGGCTGTCAAGGAGGCCACTTGGAGAGAGGGGAAGGCTGGAGCAGATACTAA